The proteins below are encoded in one region of Telopea speciosissima isolate NSW1024214 ecotype Mountain lineage chromosome 10, Tspe_v1, whole genome shotgun sequence:
- the LOC122642163 gene encoding splicing factor 3B subunit 3 isoform X2, with translation MATAEEDSSSVQYRPDSNGDHYVAKCVLKGTAVLQAVHGHLRSSSSFDVVFGKETSIELVVIGEDGVVQSICEQAVFGTIKDLAVVRWNEKFRAPIPQTQGRDLLVVLSESGKLSFLTFCNEMHRFFPVAHVQLSNPGNQRNQLGRKLAVDSNGCFVAVSAYEDRLALFSVSISARSNIVDKKIFYPPEIDGDANSAMDIQRTSICGVIWSMCFISKDCSQLNQDVYNPIVAVVLNRRGGILNELLLLEWNMREDSLYVISQYTEAGPLSLDIVEVPHAYGFAFLFRDGDALLMDLRDPHNPSCVYKTTLSLLSTPVEEQTSVQEPCKGLDVDDEGIFNVAACALLELRDSKMEIIKGDDPMSIDSESSKVNSTSKCVNAWSWEPGNSTRSRLMFCLNTGELFMIEVCSDSDGIRVNLSDCFYRGPTCKALLWVEGGLVAALVEMGDGMVLKLENGKLVYSSPIQNIAPILDMSVVDYHDENQDQIFACCGKAPEGSLRVIRSGISVEKLLRTAPIYQGVTGTWTVRMKLTDFYHSFLVLSFVEETRVLSVGVSFIDVTEAVGFQPDVCTLACGLVGDGLLVQIHGNAVRLCLPTVAAHSEGILLSAAISTSWSPDKASISSGAVGNGLIIVATSNPCFLYILGARSLSVYHYEIYEMQHVKLQNELSCISIPQKRFECKQLTLNMADNSCEVATPTGVEIGNSFVIGTHRPSVEILSFVPEEGIRILARGVISLTNTLGTAISGCVPQDVRLVLVDRLYILSGLRNGMLLRMEWPATSMAFPSELPNQSPFIPFCFGNADAVPSSMATPALVGQRYCASNECQRAEDNVPVDLQLIAIRRIGITPVFLVPLSDSLDADIIALSDRPWLLQTARRSLSYTSISFQPATHVTPVCSMECPKGILFVAENSLHLVEMVHCKRLNVQKFYLGGTPRKVLYHSDSRLLLVMRTDLHTESSSSDICCVDPLSGSVLSTYKFEPGETGKSMQLVKVANEQVLVVGTSLSSGRAIMPSGEAESTKGRLLVLCLEHTQNSASSSWIFCSKTSSSSQLTSPFREIVGYATEQLSSSSLCSSPDDNSCEGVKLEESEVWQWRVAYQTTLPGMVLSVCSYLDRYFLASAGNIRVKRFALGRTRFAITCLTTQFTRIAVGDCRDGILFYSYQEDLRKLEQLYCDPMLRLVADCTLIDMDTAFVSDRKGSIAVLSRTSHLEDNASPESNLTLSCSYYIGEIAMSITKGSFSYKLPADDVLKGYDSTNTVMDSSHNTIVASTLLGSVMIFIPITREEHELLEAVQARLVVHPLTSPILGNDHSEFRGRESLANVPKMLDGDMLAQFLELTSMQQEAVLASSFGLMDVGSSSSKPPSQSPIPVNKVVQLLERLHYALN, from the exons ATGGCGACCGCAGAGGAGGACTCGTCTTCTGTTCAGTACCGACCAGATTCGAATGGCGACCATTATGTAGCGAAATGCGTGCTTAAGGGGACTGCAGTTCTTCAGGCCGTTCATGGACATCTCCGCTCTTCTTCGTCATTCGACGTGGTCTTTGGGAAG GAAACATCTATAGAGTTGGTAGTAATTGGTGAGGATGGGGTTGTACAGTCTATTTGTGAACAGGCTGTGTTTGGAACAATTAAGGATCTTGCAGTTGTGCGCTGGAATGAAAAGTTCCGTGCACCAATTCCACAG ACACAGGGAAGAGATCTTCTAGTGGTTCTTTCTGAGTCTGGAAAGCTCTCTTTTCTTACATTTTGCAATGAAATGCACAg GTTCTTCCCAGTTGCACATGTTCAACTTTCCAATCCTGGAAACCAGAGAAATCAATTAGGAAGAAAGTTAGCTGTTGATTCCAA TGGCTGTTTCGTTGCTGTTAGTGCATATGAAGACCGATTGGCtttgttttctgtttctatATCAGCTCGCAGCAATATCGTTGATAAG aaaatattctATCCACCTGAAATTGATGGGGACGCAAACAGTGCAATGGACATCCAGAGAACCAGTATCTGTGGTGTTATTTGGAGCATGTGCTTCATATCAAAAGATTGCAGCCAACTTAATCAGGATGTATACAATCCTATAGTAGCAGTTGTTTTGAACAG GAGGGGAGGAATCTTGAATGAGCTGTTGTTATTGGAATGGAACATGAGGGAGGATTCTCTTTATGTTATCTCTCAGTATACCGAAGCCGGGCCTCTTTCACTTGACATCGTTGAAGTTCCTCATGCTTATGGGTTTGCATTTCTGTTTAGGGATGGTGATGCTTTGTTGATGGATCTTAGAGATCCTCACAATCCCTCCTGTGTTTACAAAACAACATTAAGTCTTTTATCTACACCAGTTGAGGAACAAACTTCTGTTCAAGAGCCATGTAAAGGacttgatgttgatgatgaaggTATTTTTAATGTTGCTGCCTGTGCATTACTGGAGCTCAGAGATTCAAAAATGGAAATCATTAAAGGTGATGACCCTATGAGTATAGATAGTGAAAGCAGTAAAGTGAATTCTACTTCCAAATGTGTGAATGCTTGGAGTTGGGAACCAGGAAACTCAACACGTTCAAGGCTGATGTTTTGTCTGAATACAGGAGAATTATTTATGATAGAGGTTTGTTCTGATTCTGATGGTATTAGAGTTAACTTATCTGATTGTTTTTACCGAGGTCCAACTTGTAAGGCACTTTTATGGGTTGAAGGTGGATTAGTTGCTGCACTTGTAGAGATGGGGGATGGGATGGTCCTGAAGTTGGAAAATGGAAAGCTAGTTTATAGTAGCCCTATTCAAAACATTGCTCCAATATTGGACATGTCGGTTGTGGATTACCATGATGAAAATCAAGACCAGATTTTTGCCTGCTGTGGAAAGGCTCCCGAAGGATCACTAAGGGTTATTCGTAGTGGTATCAGTGTAGAAAAGCTTTTGAGAACTGCTCCAATTTACCAAGGCGTTACTGGTACATGGACTGTGAGGATGAAATTAACTGATTTTTATCATTCCTTTTTAGTGCTATCATTTGTTGAAGAGACTAGGGTACTATCAGTTGGTGTGAGCTTTATTGATGTGACCGAAGCAGTTGGTTTCCAGCCTGATGTCTGCACTTTAGCATGCGGTCTTGTGGGTGATGGCTTGCTGGTCCAAATCCATGGAAATGCGGTGAGACTTTGTTTGCCAACAGTTGCTGCTCATTCTGAAGGCATCCTTTTATCTGCTGCGATTTCTACATCTTGGTCCCCTGATAAAGCAAGTATCAGTTCAGGGGCAGTTGGAAATGGTTTGATAATTGTGGCTACTTCTAATCCCTGCTTCTTATATATTCTTGGGGCTAGATCATTATCAGTGTATCATTATGAAATATATGAAATGCAACATGTGAAGCTGCAGAATGAGTTATCGTGCATATCTATACCACAAAAAAGATTTGAATGCAAACAGCTAACTTTAAATATGGCTGATAATAGTTGTGAGGTTGCCACGCCAACTGGGGTTGAGATTGGTAATTCTTTTGTTATTGGTACACATAGACCTTCAGTTGAAATTCTATCGTTTGTACCTGAAGAAGGCATAAGAATCCTTGCTAGAGGGGTCATTTCCCTGACCAATACACTAGGAACTGCTATCAGTGGGTGTGTCCCTCAagatgtgaggcttgtgttggTTGATCGACTTTATATCCTTTCGGGTTTGAGAAATGGAATGCTTCTTAGGATGGAGTGGCCTGCTACATCCATGGCATTTCCATCAGAATTACCTAACCAAAGCCCTTTCATTCCTTTCTGCTTCGGAAATGCGGATGCTGTTCCTTCAAGTATGGCAACTCCAGCTTTAGTTGGGCAACGATATTGTGCCAGTAACGAGTGTCAAAGAGCAGAGGATAATGTCCCTGTGGATCTACAATTGATTGCCATCCGTCGGATAGGCATTACTCCTGTTTTCCTGGTTCCTTTGAGTGATTCTCTTGATGCAGATATAATTGCTCTTAGTGACAGGCCCTGGTTATTGCAAACTGCAAGGCGCAGTCTTTCATATACTTCTATCTCATTCCAACCTGCAACACATGTCACCCCTGTTTGTTCTATGGAGTGCCCTAAGGGAATTCTATTTGTTGCGGAGAACAGCCTACATTTG GTGGAGATGGTTCACTGTAAGAGACTTAATGTTCAGAAGTTTTATCTTGGTGGCACACCTCGGAAGGTCTTATATCACAGTGACAGCAGGTTATTACTTGTTATGAGGACAGACCTACACACTGAGTCAAGTTCATCTGACATTTGCTGTGTAGATCCTCTCAGTGGTTCAGTTCTTTCAACATACAAGTTTGAACCTGGAGAAACTGGAAAATCTATGCAGTTAGTGAAGGTTGCAAATGAACAAGTATTGGTAGTTGGGACCAGTCTGTCTTCTGGAAGAGCTATAATGCCCAGTGGGGAAGCTGAAAG TACCAAGGGGCGTCTACTTGTCCTCTGCCTTGAGCATACACAGAATTCTGCTAGCAGTTCATGGATTTTTTGTTCCAAGACGAGTTCATCTTCTCAACTAACTTCTCCATTTCGTGAAATAGTTGGGTATGCCACTGAACAACTTTCAAGCAGTAGCCTTTGCAGCAGCCCTGATGATAATAGCTGTGAGGGAGTTAAACTTGAAGAATCTGAAGTATGGCAGTGGCGGGTAGCTTACCAAACCACATTGCCTGGAATGGTACTTTCTGTATGTTCATATCTTGATCGTTACTTCTTGGCGTCTGCTGGTAATATT CGGGTGAAAAGGTTTGCTTTGGGGAGGACACGCTTTGCAATAACATGTTTAACCACCCAATTTACTAGGATTGCAGTTGGTGATTGCCGTGACGGAATCCTTTTCTATTCCTATCAAGAG GATCTCAGAAAACTAGAGCAGCTCTACTGTGATCCAATGCTGAGGTTAGTTGCCGACTGTACTCTAATAGACATGGACACTGCTTTTGTCTCAGATCGTAAGGGTAGCATTGCTGTCCTGTCACGGACAAGCCATTTAGAAG ATAACGCAAGCCCAGAATCCAACTTAACTCTAAGTTGTTCATATTACATAGGGGAGATAGCCATGAGCATCACGAAG GGCTCATTTTCGTACAAACTTCCAGCAGATGATGTTCTGAAGGGCTATGATAGTACTAACACAGTCATGGATTCGTCCCACAACACTATTGTGGCTAGTACACTGTTAGGGAGTGTAATGATCTTCATTCCTATTACAAG
- the LOC122642163 gene encoding splicing factor 3B subunit 3 isoform X1, with protein MATAEEDSSSVQYRPDSNGDHYVAKCVLKGTAVLQAVHGHLRSSSSFDVVFGKETSIELVVIGEDGVVQSICEQAVFGTIKDLAVVRWNEKFRAPIPQTQGRDLLVVLSESGKLSFLTFCNEMHRFFPVAHVQLSNPGNQRNQLGRKLAVDSNGCFVAVSAYEDRLALFSVSISARSNIVDKKIFYPPEIDGDANSAMDIQRTSICGVIWSMCFISKDCSQLNQDVYNPIVAVVLNRRGGILNELLLLEWNMREDSLYVISQYTEAGPLSLDIVEVPHAYGFAFLFRDGDALLMDLRDPHNPSCVYKTTLSLLSTPVEEQTSVQEPCKGLDVDDEGIFNVAACALLELRDSKMEIIKGDDPMSIDSESSKVNSTSKCVNAWSWEPGNSTRSRLMFCLNTGELFMIEVCSDSDGIRVNLSDCFYRGPTCKALLWVEGGLVAALVEMGDGMVLKLENGKLVYSSPIQNIAPILDMSVVDYHDENQDQIFACCGKAPEGSLRVIRSGISVEKLLRTAPIYQGVTGTWTVRMKLTDFYHSFLVLSFVEETRVLSVGVSFIDVTEAVGFQPDVCTLACGLVGDGLLVQIHGNAVRLCLPTVAAHSEGILLSAAISTSWSPDKASISSGAVGNGLIIVATSNPCFLYILGARSLSVYHYEIYEMQHVKLQNELSCISIPQKRFECKQLTLNMADNSCEVATPTGVEIGNSFVIGTHRPSVEILSFVPEEGIRILARGVISLTNTLGTAISGCVPQDVRLVLVDRLYILSGLRNGMLLRMEWPATSMAFPSELPNQSPFIPFCFGNADAVPSSMATPALVGQRYCASNECQRAEDNVPVDLQLIAIRRIGITPVFLVPLSDSLDADIIALSDRPWLLQTARRSLSYTSISFQPATHVTPVCSMECPKGILFVAENSLHLVEMVHCKRLNVQKFYLGGTPRKVLYHSDSRLLLVMRTDLHTESSSSDICCVDPLSGSVLSTYKFEPGETGKSMQLVKVANEQVLVVGTSLSSGRAIMPSGEAESTKGRLLVLCLEHTQNSASSSWIFCSKTSSSSQLTSPFREIVGYATEQLSSSSLCSSPDDNSCEGVKLEESEVWQWRVAYQTTLPGMVLSVCSYLDRYFLASAGNIFYVYCFMHENPQRVKRFALGRTRFAITCLTTQFTRIAVGDCRDGILFYSYQEDLRKLEQLYCDPMLRLVADCTLIDMDTAFVSDRKGSIAVLSRTSHLEDNASPESNLTLSCSYYIGEIAMSITKGSFSYKLPADDVLKGYDSTNTVMDSSHNTIVASTLLGSVMIFIPITREEHELLEAVQARLVVHPLTSPILGNDHSEFRGRESLANVPKMLDGDMLAQFLELTSMQQEAVLASSFGLMDVGSSSSKPPSQSPIPVNKVVQLLERLHYALN; from the exons ATGGCGACCGCAGAGGAGGACTCGTCTTCTGTTCAGTACCGACCAGATTCGAATGGCGACCATTATGTAGCGAAATGCGTGCTTAAGGGGACTGCAGTTCTTCAGGCCGTTCATGGACATCTCCGCTCTTCTTCGTCATTCGACGTGGTCTTTGGGAAG GAAACATCTATAGAGTTGGTAGTAATTGGTGAGGATGGGGTTGTACAGTCTATTTGTGAACAGGCTGTGTTTGGAACAATTAAGGATCTTGCAGTTGTGCGCTGGAATGAAAAGTTCCGTGCACCAATTCCACAG ACACAGGGAAGAGATCTTCTAGTGGTTCTTTCTGAGTCTGGAAAGCTCTCTTTTCTTACATTTTGCAATGAAATGCACAg GTTCTTCCCAGTTGCACATGTTCAACTTTCCAATCCTGGAAACCAGAGAAATCAATTAGGAAGAAAGTTAGCTGTTGATTCCAA TGGCTGTTTCGTTGCTGTTAGTGCATATGAAGACCGATTGGCtttgttttctgtttctatATCAGCTCGCAGCAATATCGTTGATAAG aaaatattctATCCACCTGAAATTGATGGGGACGCAAACAGTGCAATGGACATCCAGAGAACCAGTATCTGTGGTGTTATTTGGAGCATGTGCTTCATATCAAAAGATTGCAGCCAACTTAATCAGGATGTATACAATCCTATAGTAGCAGTTGTTTTGAACAG GAGGGGAGGAATCTTGAATGAGCTGTTGTTATTGGAATGGAACATGAGGGAGGATTCTCTTTATGTTATCTCTCAGTATACCGAAGCCGGGCCTCTTTCACTTGACATCGTTGAAGTTCCTCATGCTTATGGGTTTGCATTTCTGTTTAGGGATGGTGATGCTTTGTTGATGGATCTTAGAGATCCTCACAATCCCTCCTGTGTTTACAAAACAACATTAAGTCTTTTATCTACACCAGTTGAGGAACAAACTTCTGTTCAAGAGCCATGTAAAGGacttgatgttgatgatgaaggTATTTTTAATGTTGCTGCCTGTGCATTACTGGAGCTCAGAGATTCAAAAATGGAAATCATTAAAGGTGATGACCCTATGAGTATAGATAGTGAAAGCAGTAAAGTGAATTCTACTTCCAAATGTGTGAATGCTTGGAGTTGGGAACCAGGAAACTCAACACGTTCAAGGCTGATGTTTTGTCTGAATACAGGAGAATTATTTATGATAGAGGTTTGTTCTGATTCTGATGGTATTAGAGTTAACTTATCTGATTGTTTTTACCGAGGTCCAACTTGTAAGGCACTTTTATGGGTTGAAGGTGGATTAGTTGCTGCACTTGTAGAGATGGGGGATGGGATGGTCCTGAAGTTGGAAAATGGAAAGCTAGTTTATAGTAGCCCTATTCAAAACATTGCTCCAATATTGGACATGTCGGTTGTGGATTACCATGATGAAAATCAAGACCAGATTTTTGCCTGCTGTGGAAAGGCTCCCGAAGGATCACTAAGGGTTATTCGTAGTGGTATCAGTGTAGAAAAGCTTTTGAGAACTGCTCCAATTTACCAAGGCGTTACTGGTACATGGACTGTGAGGATGAAATTAACTGATTTTTATCATTCCTTTTTAGTGCTATCATTTGTTGAAGAGACTAGGGTACTATCAGTTGGTGTGAGCTTTATTGATGTGACCGAAGCAGTTGGTTTCCAGCCTGATGTCTGCACTTTAGCATGCGGTCTTGTGGGTGATGGCTTGCTGGTCCAAATCCATGGAAATGCGGTGAGACTTTGTTTGCCAACAGTTGCTGCTCATTCTGAAGGCATCCTTTTATCTGCTGCGATTTCTACATCTTGGTCCCCTGATAAAGCAAGTATCAGTTCAGGGGCAGTTGGAAATGGTTTGATAATTGTGGCTACTTCTAATCCCTGCTTCTTATATATTCTTGGGGCTAGATCATTATCAGTGTATCATTATGAAATATATGAAATGCAACATGTGAAGCTGCAGAATGAGTTATCGTGCATATCTATACCACAAAAAAGATTTGAATGCAAACAGCTAACTTTAAATATGGCTGATAATAGTTGTGAGGTTGCCACGCCAACTGGGGTTGAGATTGGTAATTCTTTTGTTATTGGTACACATAGACCTTCAGTTGAAATTCTATCGTTTGTACCTGAAGAAGGCATAAGAATCCTTGCTAGAGGGGTCATTTCCCTGACCAATACACTAGGAACTGCTATCAGTGGGTGTGTCCCTCAagatgtgaggcttgtgttggTTGATCGACTTTATATCCTTTCGGGTTTGAGAAATGGAATGCTTCTTAGGATGGAGTGGCCTGCTACATCCATGGCATTTCCATCAGAATTACCTAACCAAAGCCCTTTCATTCCTTTCTGCTTCGGAAATGCGGATGCTGTTCCTTCAAGTATGGCAACTCCAGCTTTAGTTGGGCAACGATATTGTGCCAGTAACGAGTGTCAAAGAGCAGAGGATAATGTCCCTGTGGATCTACAATTGATTGCCATCCGTCGGATAGGCATTACTCCTGTTTTCCTGGTTCCTTTGAGTGATTCTCTTGATGCAGATATAATTGCTCTTAGTGACAGGCCCTGGTTATTGCAAACTGCAAGGCGCAGTCTTTCATATACTTCTATCTCATTCCAACCTGCAACACATGTCACCCCTGTTTGTTCTATGGAGTGCCCTAAGGGAATTCTATTTGTTGCGGAGAACAGCCTACATTTG GTGGAGATGGTTCACTGTAAGAGACTTAATGTTCAGAAGTTTTATCTTGGTGGCACACCTCGGAAGGTCTTATATCACAGTGACAGCAGGTTATTACTTGTTATGAGGACAGACCTACACACTGAGTCAAGTTCATCTGACATTTGCTGTGTAGATCCTCTCAGTGGTTCAGTTCTTTCAACATACAAGTTTGAACCTGGAGAAACTGGAAAATCTATGCAGTTAGTGAAGGTTGCAAATGAACAAGTATTGGTAGTTGGGACCAGTCTGTCTTCTGGAAGAGCTATAATGCCCAGTGGGGAAGCTGAAAG TACCAAGGGGCGTCTACTTGTCCTCTGCCTTGAGCATACACAGAATTCTGCTAGCAGTTCATGGATTTTTTGTTCCAAGACGAGTTCATCTTCTCAACTAACTTCTCCATTTCGTGAAATAGTTGGGTATGCCACTGAACAACTTTCAAGCAGTAGCCTTTGCAGCAGCCCTGATGATAATAGCTGTGAGGGAGTTAAACTTGAAGAATCTGAAGTATGGCAGTGGCGGGTAGCTTACCAAACCACATTGCCTGGAATGGTACTTTCTGTATGTTCATATCTTGATCGTTACTTCTTGGCGTCTGCTGGTAATATT TTTTATGTATATTGCTTTATGCATGAGAATCCTCAGCGGGTGAAAAGGTTTGCTTTGGGGAGGACACGCTTTGCAATAACATGTTTAACCACCCAATTTACTAGGATTGCAGTTGGTGATTGCCGTGACGGAATCCTTTTCTATTCCTATCAAGAG GATCTCAGAAAACTAGAGCAGCTCTACTGTGATCCAATGCTGAGGTTAGTTGCCGACTGTACTCTAATAGACATGGACACTGCTTTTGTCTCAGATCGTAAGGGTAGCATTGCTGTCCTGTCACGGACAAGCCATTTAGAAG ATAACGCAAGCCCAGAATCCAACTTAACTCTAAGTTGTTCATATTACATAGGGGAGATAGCCATGAGCATCACGAAG GGCTCATTTTCGTACAAACTTCCAGCAGATGATGTTCTGAAGGGCTATGATAGTACTAACACAGTCATGGATTCGTCCCACAACACTATTGTGGCTAGTACACTGTTAGGGAGTGTAATGATCTTCATTCCTATTACAAG